Proteins encoded within one genomic window of Natator depressus isolate rNatDep1 chromosome 1, rNatDep2.hap1, whole genome shotgun sequence:
- the LOC141997267 gene encoding trefoil factor 1-like, producing the protein MDQKGIQLLSVILILGLSALTEGAEAPAPCQCTVAPKTRVNCGPPGITAKQCKDKGCCFSSEVPGVPWCFIPLARKYKKVCPAEVKLRKNCGYPGIPATVCKARGCCFESRPPAVAWCFYPLLVEEDC; encoded by the exons ATGGACCAGAAGGGGATCCAGTTACTGTCAGTCATCCTCATTTTAGGGCTCAGTGCACTGACTGAAGGAGCAGAAGCCCCAG CTCCATGCCAATGTACTGTGGCTCCAAAAACCAGAGTGAACTGCGGGCCTCCAGGAATCACTGCCAAGCAATGCAAGGACAAAGGATGCTGTTTCAGTTCAGAAGTTCCTGGCGTCCCCTGGTGCTTCATTCCTCTTGCAAGGAAAT ataaaaagGTCTGTCCAGCAGAGGTAAAACTCAGAAAGAACTGTGGTTACCCCGGCATCCCTGCTACAGTATGTAAGGCGAGAGGATGTTGTTTTGAGTCAAGGCCCCCTGCTGTCGCCTGGTGCTTTTATCCTCTTCTGGTAGAGGAAG